The Bombus terrestris chromosome 4, iyBomTerr1.2, whole genome shotgun sequence genome has a window encoding:
- the LOC125384870 gene encoding uncharacterized protein LOC125384870 isoform X3, whose translation MVKQRSQLLTTEHRTHAASERANDLWCHQCDTMEDGERCANLTGNFTTFGHKCTGDKRTCMVKRFSYTTSTGDSMSSPQTWSVERKCTDKCDSGCIVVGERTKLSACTTCCEKSFCNIGTGAPNDLTIRGIDLFLALVLQITLTIIMYPS comes from the exons ATGGTCAAGCAGAGAA GCCAACTGTTAACTACGGAACATCGAACTCACGCAGCGTCGGAACGAGCAAACGATTTATGGTGTCATCAGTGTGATACAATGGAAGATGGAGAGAGATGCGCCAATCTGACCGGAAACTTCACCACTTTCGGGCACAAGTGCACTGGTGATAAAAGGACCTGTATG GTAAAGCGATTTTCTTACACTACCAGCACCGGAGATTCAATGTCTAGTCCACAAACTTGGTCGGTGGAGAGAAAGTGTACTGACAAATGCGACTCCGGATGTATAGTGGTCGGTGAACGAACAAAACTCTCCGCTTGCACCACTTGCTGCGAGAAATCGTTTTGCAATATCGGTACCGGTGCTCCGAACGATCTGACGATAAGAGGGATCGATCTGTTTCTAGCTTtagtattacaaattacattaacaaTTATCATGTATCCGTCCTGA
- the LOC125384870 gene encoding uncharacterized protein LOC125384870 isoform X1, with amino-acid sequence MYPVTYFLIVASISMVVSINGQLLTTEHRTHAASERANDLWCHQCDTMEDGERCANLTGNFTTFGHKCTGDKRTCMVKRFSYTTSTGDSMSSPQTWSVERKCTDKCDSGCIVVGERTKLSACTTCCEKSFCNIGTGAPNDLTIRGIDLFLALVLQITLTIIMYPS; translated from the exons ATGTACCCTGTCACGTACTTCCTGATCGTCGCGTCTATCTCCATGGTCGTAAGCATCAATG GCCAACTGTTAACTACGGAACATCGAACTCACGCAGCGTCGGAACGAGCAAACGATTTATGGTGTCATCAGTGTGATACAATGGAAGATGGAGAGAGATGCGCCAATCTGACCGGAAACTTCACCACTTTCGGGCACAAGTGCACTGGTGATAAAAGGACCTGTATG GTAAAGCGATTTTCTTACACTACCAGCACCGGAGATTCAATGTCTAGTCCACAAACTTGGTCGGTGGAGAGAAAGTGTACTGACAAATGCGACTCCGGATGTATAGTGGTCGGTGAACGAACAAAACTCTCCGCTTGCACCACTTGCTGCGAGAAATCGTTTTGCAATATCGGTACCGGTGCTCCGAACGATCTGACGATAAGAGGGATCGATCTGTTTCTAGCTTtagtattacaaattacattaacaaTTATCATGTATCCGTCCTGA
- the LOC125384870 gene encoding uncharacterized protein LOC125384870 isoform X2, with protein MARDLYGQLLTTEHRTHAASERANDLWCHQCDTMEDGERCANLTGNFTTFGHKCTGDKRTCMVKRFSYTTSTGDSMSSPQTWSVERKCTDKCDSGCIVVGERTKLSACTTCCEKSFCNIGTGAPNDLTIRGIDLFLALVLQITLTIIMYPS; from the exons GCCAACTGTTAACTACGGAACATCGAACTCACGCAGCGTCGGAACGAGCAAACGATTTATGGTGTCATCAGTGTGATACAATGGAAGATGGAGAGAGATGCGCCAATCTGACCGGAAACTTCACCACTTTCGGGCACAAGTGCACTGGTGATAAAAGGACCTGTATG GTAAAGCGATTTTCTTACACTACCAGCACCGGAGATTCAATGTCTAGTCCACAAACTTGGTCGGTGGAGAGAAAGTGTACTGACAAATGCGACTCCGGATGTATAGTGGTCGGTGAACGAACAAAACTCTCCGCTTGCACCACTTGCTGCGAGAAATCGTTTTGCAATATCGGTACCGGTGCTCCGAACGATCTGACGATAAGAGGGATCGATCTGTTTCTAGCTTtagtattacaaattacattaacaaTTATCATGTATCCGTCCTGA
- the LOC125384873 gene encoding uncharacterized protein LOC125384873 isoform X1, which produces MLIGQRSFFVQPLTNGQHVMFQPKNEKWWSIRNNSSFVSVNPENPAGKSNKFEVEESKRKSKRSKRDSLSHDVQGFYNLFGDVFDVEYPEDEKLILYEEKDDVSTEYNDTIVEELSIDVNPVEKCSVGVDHALIVKTHWESLDVCCVIWCFV; this is translated from the exons ATGTTGATCGGGCAGAGATCGTTCTTCGTTCAGCCGCTGACGAATGGCCAGCATGTGATGTTTCAGCCGAAAAACGAAAAGTGGTGGTCGATCAGGAATAATTCGAGCTTCGTGTCTGTGAATCCGGAAAATCCTGCAG ggaaatcgaataaatttgaaGTTGAAGAAAGTAAGAGAAAGTCGAAACGAAGCAAACGCGATTCCTTAAGCCACGATGTTCAgggattttataatcttttcgGTGACGTCTTCGACGTGGAATACCCAGAAGATGAGAAATTGATTCTGTACGAAGAAAAAGACGATGTCTCCACAGAATACAACGATACAATAGTGGAAGAATTATCGATCGACGTAAATcctgttgagaaatgctcagttg GAGTCGACCACGCCTTAATTGTTAAGACGCATTGGGAGAGTTTAGacgtttgctgtgtgatttggtgttttgtataa
- the LOC125384873 gene encoding A disintegrin and metalloproteinase with thrombospondin motifs 3-like isoform X4 has product MDPSLESNMILVIVRMILYAEKRDVMVRRGDARRSLENVNKWNRKMLSSKDVNHDVAVWLTRLDIGGPSGYAPVSGVCYPARSCALNRDEGLTSAFIIAHEVAHM; this is encoded by the exons ATGGACCCGTCGCTCGAATCCAACATGATTCTAGTGATCGTACGAATGATTTTATACGCGGAAAAACGAGACGTTATG GTCCGCCGTGGCGATGCCAGACGATCTCTCGAGAACGTGAACAAATGGAACAGAAAGATGCTGTCCTCGAAGGACGTAAATCACGATGTTGCTGTATGGTTGACGCGATTAGATATAGGAGGTCCTTCCGGTTACGCACCTGTGTCCGGAGTATGCTATCCCGCGAGATCGTGCGCGTTAAATCGAGACGAAGGCTTGACCAGCGCCTTTATCATCGCTCACGAAGTAGCACACAT